The Thermus brockianus genome window below encodes:
- a CDS encoding glutamate-5-semialdehyde dehydrogenase, whose translation MTALGLRELAERARAKLPLLAKGKRDEALLRMAALLSERWPEVLTANRMDLEEAERAGLPKAKLDRLALREKDLKALTEGLRQIAALPDPLGRIEGLSKRPNGLRVGRMRVPLGLIGFIYEARPGATVEAVAVALKAGNAMLLRGGKEAFRSNQALVALWHEALRGAGLPEEAVSLVPTTDREAILEMCRLELLDLLIPRGGEELIRLVQREARVPVLAHAKGVNHLYVDEKAELSMALRLALNGKTQRPAVCNALEALLVHEKVAEAFLPLLEGAMRERGVELRACPRALPLLKEAVPAREDEWDREYLDLILRVKVVSGLEEALAHIARYGSRHTEAICTEDPKAAWRFLEEVDASLVLWNASTRFNDGFELGLGAEIGISTSKLHAYGPMGPLELTTLKWVALGEGQERA comes from the coding sequence GCCCTCCTATCCGAGCGCTGGCCGGAGGTGCTCACGGCCAACCGGATGGACCTGGAGGAGGCGGAAAGGGCGGGGCTTCCCAAGGCCAAGCTGGACCGGCTCGCCCTTAGGGAAAAGGACCTGAAGGCCCTCACCGAGGGCCTAAGGCAGATCGCCGCCCTCCCCGACCCCTTGGGGCGGATTGAGGGCTTGAGCAAGCGGCCCAATGGCCTCCGGGTGGGCCGGATGCGGGTGCCCCTGGGCCTCATCGGCTTCATCTACGAGGCGCGCCCTGGGGCCACGGTGGAGGCGGTGGCCGTGGCCCTGAAAGCGGGGAACGCCATGCTCCTTAGGGGCGGCAAGGAGGCCTTCCGCTCCAACCAGGCCCTGGTGGCCCTTTGGCACGAGGCCCTAAGGGGAGCGGGGCTTCCGGAGGAGGCGGTCTCCCTGGTGCCCACCACGGACCGGGAGGCCATCCTGGAGATGTGCCGTTTGGAGCTTTTAGACCTCCTCATCCCCCGGGGAGGGGAGGAGCTCATCCGCCTGGTGCAAAGGGAGGCCCGGGTGCCGGTCCTGGCCCACGCCAAGGGGGTGAACCACCTCTACGTGGACGAGAAGGCGGAGCTTTCCATGGCGCTCCGCCTGGCCCTAAACGGGAAGACCCAGCGTCCAGCGGTCTGCAACGCCCTCGAGGCCCTCCTGGTCCACGAGAAGGTGGCGGAGGCCTTCCTGCCCCTTCTGGAAGGGGCCATGCGGGAAAGGGGGGTGGAGCTTCGGGCCTGCCCCCGGGCCCTTCCCCTCCTCAAGGAGGCGGTGCCCGCCCGGGAGGACGAGTGGGACCGGGAGTACCTGGACCTCATCCTCCGGGTCAAGGTGGTCTCGGGCCTGGAGGAGGCCTTGGCCCACATCGCCCGCTACGGCTCCCGGCACACGGAGGCCATCTGCACGGAGGACCCCAAGGCGGCTTGGCGCTTTTTGGAGGAGGTGGACGCCTCCTTGGTCCTTTGGAACGCCTCCACCCGCTTCAACGACGGCTTTGAGCTAGGCCTGGGGGCGGAGATCGGCATCAGCACCTCCAAGCTCCACGCCTACGGCCCCATGGGCCCCCTAGAGCTCACCACCTTGAAGTGGGTGGCCCTGGGGGAGGGGCAGGAGAGGGCTTAG